The Amycolatopsis jiangsuensis nucleotide sequence AGCCCGCCGAACCGCCTGCCCCGCCGGATCAGCGGCACCGCCAGCTCCTCCTCCAGCTTGCGGATCGCCTCGGACAGCGACGGCTGGGAGACCCCGCACAGCTGCGCGGCCCGGGCGAAATGCCGCTCCCCCGCCAGCGCGACCAGGTACTCCAGCTGCCGGAAGAGCACGGCCACCTCCTTCTCGTCCCGTCCGTGGATCCTAGGCGGACATCCGGTGTTCACCTTCCACGCCTGGTCTCGCGCGCATGCTCGAGGACGTGCGCGAATACATCGACCGGCTGGAGATCGGCGGGCGGTACGCGCGCACGGTCGCACTCGGCAAACCCAGCGACCGCGAGACCCACCAGTGGTACTTCCAGCGCTACGTCCAGCACCTGCCGACCGGGGGGGGGGAGATGGTGCTGTTCGACCGGTCCTGGTACAACCGGGCCGGTGTCGAGCGGGTGATGGGATTCTGCCCGCCCGAGCAGTACGAGCAGTTCATGCACCAGGCACCGGTGTTCGAGCGGATGCTGGTGGAGAGCGGGATCACGGTCACCAAGTTCTGGTTCTCGGTGACCAGGGCCGAGCAGCGGGCCCGGTTCATCATCCGCCAGGTCGATCCGGTGCGCCAGTGGAAACTGTCGCCGATGGACCTGCGGTCACTGGACAAGTGGGACGACTACACCGCAGCCAAGGAAGCGATGTTCCGCCGCACCGACACCGACTGGGCGCCCTGGACCACGGTCAAGAGCAATGACAAGAAGCGCGCCCGGGTCAACGCCATGCGCCACTTCCTGGCGCGGTTCGACTACCCCGGCAAGGACGCCGCCGTGGTCGGCGCGCCGGATCCGCTGATCGTCAAGCGCGGGATCGACGCGGTCGGCGACTGAGGCCGGAGCTCTCCGCTCCTTTCTTCGCCGCCACCAGCACGCGTGGGGTCGTGGCCAGCACCGAACGCGTCTCGCGTGCCTCCGCGATCAGCGTCGCGGCCGCGGTCTGGCCCATTTCGCCGGCCAGTTCCCGGCGGTGGGAAAGGATTCCGCGGTAGACGGCGAGCTGGCGGCTCAGCCAGGCCGGGGTTTCCTCGTGCACGAGCACCTCGAAACCGGCTTCGGACAGCAGTGCGCGGTGGTCCAGGTAGGCCGGTTCCCAGGTGGTGAACACGAAGTGCCCGCCCGGTTCCAGGATCCGGGTGACTTCGGCGAACGCGGCCGGCTTGTCCCAGACCATCCACAGCGCGTCCACGCTCATCACCGCGGCGCACGAGCCGGTCCCCAGCCCGGTCGCCTCGAAGCTGCCGACCTCGAACCGGGCGTCGGTGGCCGGCTCGTGCGCCGAGGCCCGGGTGCGGGCTTCGAGCACCGCGGCTTCCACCACGTCGACCCCGGACAGGGACGTGCCCAGCGCACGCGCCACCTCCAGGCCCGGACCACCACGGCCGCAGCCCAGGTCCGCGAGCCGCCTGCCGCGCACGTGCCCGCAGAGCTCGGCGATGCGGACCAGGTCCGTCCGCGTGACGAAGCCGAACGGGTCGGCCTCCTCCGGATAGTCCGCGCCGTAGGCGTCCCGGTAGATCCCCCGCAGCGTGTCACTGCTCCACTGCCGTCGCAGCACTTCGGCGTAACGGTCCTCTTCCTGGCTGAACTCGCCAACGGCCCACGTCATCAGCCGGCACTCCGTTCTTCGATCCTGCCTTCCCGCAACGAAATCACCGTGCGCATGCGCGCGATCGTGGCCGGGCGGTGCGCGATCACGATGAGCGTGCGGTCCCCGCGCAGCCGGTCGATCGCGGTTTCGATGCGTGCCGCGGTCGACGGGTCGATGTCGGCGGTCGCCTCGTCCAGGATCAGCACGGCCGGATCCAGCAACGCGGCCCGCAGCAAGGCCACCAGCTGCTGTTCGCCCGCCGACAAGCGGGCGCCGCGCGCGCCGAGGTCGGTGTCCAGCCCGGCTTCGAGCCCGGCGACCCAGTCCTCCAGCTCCAGTGCGCCGACCGCGCGGGACAGCTCGTCCCGGCCCGGATTTCCCGGCACCAGCGCGAGATTGTCCGCGAGGCTGCCGGTGACCAGGTGGACCTGCTGGGGCACGAGCACGATCCGCTCCCGCAGTTCGGCAGGCGGGATGTCGACCAGATCGGTTCCGGCGTAACGGATCCGGCCCACAGCCGGGCGGTACAGCCCGGACAGCAGCTTCGACAACGTCGTCTTGCCGGATCCGGTCGGCCCGGCCAGCGCCGCGCGGTCCCCGCTCGGGAAATGCACCACCACGTCGTGCAGCACCTGCGCCTCTTCGGTGTAGGAGAAGCACACGCTGTCCGCGCTCAGCTCGCCACGCCGCGGCGTGCTCGGTGCGTCCGTCTTCACCGGCTCAGGCACGTCCGACGTCGCGCTCAGCAGGTTGAGCAGCCGTGCAAAAGCGGTACGGGACGTCTGCATCTGCGTGAGCAGCTGGGTCAGCTGCGTGACCGAGCTGAACAGCTGGCGCATGGCGAGCACGAAGACCACGACAGTCCCGACGCTGATCACTCCGTACACCGCCAGCAAGCCTGCCGCGACCAGCATGACCGCGTCCGCCGCGCCCTGGACGACAGTGACCGCGCTGCTGCGGAAGGCGACCCGTTGCGCGTGCCGGGCCGCGTCGACCAGTCGGCGGTGGTCCTCGGCCAGCCGCTCGCCGAGCACGCCTTGGGCGCCCGTGGTCTGCAGCAGCTCGCGCGCCTCGGTGCCTTCCCGGTAGGTCGCCGCCGCTTCCGCCTGCCGGGCGGCCTGGGCGGCGAAGGCGGGTGCCGCGGCTCGTTTGAACGAGCGCAGCAGCCAGACCGTCGCGGGCAGGAAGACCAGCGCCAGCACCAAGGTCAGCGGAACCGAGTACAGCAGCAGGACGATCGTGGAGAAGACCAGGTAGCCGACCACGGCGAGCAGGTCCGGCAGGTCCGAGCGGACGAATCCGGCCAGGTCGGACATCTCGCTGGTGACCCGCCGCAGCAGGTCGCCGGTGCGGTGCCGTTCCAGGAACCGTAACGCGGTCGCCGCCAGCCGTTCGACCACGAGTTCGCGCAGCTGCCGCACCACGCGTTCACCGGCGCGGACGAGCAGGATTTCCGACGCCCGCAGCAAGGCCATGCGTGCTACCGCGAGCCCGAGTACGGCGAGCGCGGCCCACAGCATTCCGGCGCGGTCCCCGGCGAGCACGACGTCGGTGACCCAGCCGATTGCCGGCGGGATCAGCGCGAGCGCCAAAGTGGACAGTGCGGTGACCACGATCGCGAGCACGATCAGCCGCCGGTGCGGGCGCAGGTACGGCCATGCCCGGGCACGCAGATGTTGTTGCGACGGCGCTTCTTCCAGCACCACAGTCGGCTCAGCCATCGACGGCTCCGGCGGGTACCAGCGTCCGGCTGGGCAGCGTCAGCACCCGGTCGGCCTCCTCGAGCACGGCGTCGCGATGCGTGGCGAACACCACGGTGGTGCGGGTTTCGGTCGCCCACGAACGCAGGTTCGTCAGCATGGTGCGTTCGGTGGCGATGTCCACCGCGGAAGTCACGTCGTCGAGCACGAGGACTTCGCCACCGGCCAGCATCCCTCTGGCCAGCGCGAGCCGTTGGCGCTGCCCGCCGGACAGCGTGCCGCCGCGTTCGCCGACGGCTGTTTCGTAACCGTCCGAAAAGGACTCGAACTCGGCGTCGATCGCGGCGGCCCGGCAGGCCGCCCGCAGTTCGCCGAGCGTGCAGCCGGGCTGTCCGAGCGCCAGGTTTTCGGCGATCGTGCCGGACACCATGGCCGGCCGCTGCGGGACGTAGGTGATCCGCCGCCGTACCTCGGCCAGCTCGGCGGAGCGGAGGTCCACCCCGCCGTAACGGACCTCGCCCCGCGCCGGATCGTCCAGCCGGCACAGCAATCGGGTCAGCCGGGTCTTGCCGGAGCCCAGCGGCCCGGTGACCGCGACGAACTCACCGGGCGCCACGCGTTCGGACAGCACGTCGCCGGGCAGGTCCACCCCGCGCAGCTCCAGTTCGCCGCGCGCGGGCAGCGCGACCGGCTGCTCCGGTTCGCGCACGGCCGGTTCCGTGCGCAGTACTTCGGTGATCCGCCGGGCCGCGGTCCTCGCCTGCACGATCTGGTTGAACCGCATGGTCAGCATGCCGACCCAGCCCGACAGCATGGTCATCCACGTGGTGAACGCGACCAGCCCGCCGATGCTCAGCGTGCCGGACGCCACCGCGGGCCCGCCGACCGCGAGGCCGATCGCGGTACCGGCGGCCGGGATGAACGGCGCCAGCGCCGCCCAGTCCGCCGCGACCCGCGCCACCCGGAAGGTGTGCGCGGTGACCTCGGCGCTGTCCCGGTGGTGCGCGTCGACCAGTACTCGTTCGGCACCGAGCCCGCGTACGGATTCCGCCCCCGTCAGCAGGTTCTCCACCGCGTCCGCGCGACGGCCGTGCGCGGCCGAGAGATCCGCGTTCACCGCGGACATCCGCTTCGGGTAGAACACGCTCGCGACCGCGATCAGCGGAACCATCGCGAGACCGACGACCGCCAGCAGCGGGTCGAGCAGCGCGATCGCCACCACGATCGCGACGAACCCGCAGGCCCCGGACACCAGTGACGCGATCCCGGCCAGCCACGCGCGGACCGCGTCGACGTCCCGCGTCCCGCGGATGGCCAGATCCCCGGCACCGAATTGCTCGGCCGCGCGGTCCAGCGTCAGCACGTGCTCGAGCAGCCTTTCCCGCAGCTGCCCGGCGGCCGTGGTCGAGTACGTGACGGCCGACCACAGCATGCCGATCAGCCCGCCCACCGACACCAGTGTCATGCCGAGGATGATCAGCGCCCAGACCACGAGCGAACCGCGGTCGCCCGCGACGACCCCCTCGTCGAGGCCCTGTTTGATCAGGTCGGGCAGGACGATCGAGGCGCCCTGGAACACCAGGCCGGCGAGGATCGAGACGAGCACCGGGCCGCGGTGCTCGCGTACGCACGAGGCCAGCAGGCGGAGGTCGGCTTTGTCCACCTACAGCCCCGCGAGGATCTTGTCGACGTCGGCCAGCGCGTCGGTGGCGATCCGGTAGGAGGCCACGCTGTAGTTCGGCATCGGGTGCAGCCGGCCCGCCTTGACCGCGGGGAGCTCGCGGAAGGTGGACTGGTCCAGTACTGCCTGCACCGGCTGGCGCGGCTTGCCGTCGTAGGTGACCGGGTAGACGATCACGTCGCAGTCGGCGATCTCGCTGAACTGCTCGTAGGAGAACTCCTGGCCGTTCTTGCTCTGCCCGGCGGCCGCCTTGCCGAACTGGACCCCCGCGTCGGCCAGCACCCCACCGAGGGCGGAACCGGCCATGTTCAGCGTCCAGGTGCCGGAGTTGTTGCCCTGCGAGATGTAGGCCCACTTGTGCCCGGCCAGCCGGCTCGCGCGCTGCTTCTTGATGTCGGCGATCTTGCCCTCGTAGGCCGCGCGCAGTTTCTTGCCCTCGGCGTCCTTCCCGATCATCGGCGCGAGCCGGTCCGCGCACTCGCGCCAGAACTTGGCCTGGTTGCTCGACAGCAGCACGATCGTGGGGGCGACCGCCTGGAGCTGGTCGTAGACCGGCTGCATCCGCGAGCGGCCGGACTGGTACGTCATGGACACCACGAGGTCCGGGGCGAGCTTGGCGATCTCCTGCACGTTCGGCTGGCCGTTCGGGCCGATCTTCGGCAGCGACAGCAGGTTCCGGTAGGCCGGGTGCACGAGTTCGGCGGTGTACTCGCACACCCCGGCCGGCGTGATGCCCAGGTCCTGCAGGATGAACGGCGGGTAGAAGTCCGCGGCGACCACCTTGCCCGGGTTCAGCGGCACCTCGATCTCGCCGAGGTCGGTGGTGACCTTCCTGGTCGCCCCGGCCGGCGCCGCCGCGTCCCCGCCGCCGCTGCCGCAGGCGGCGAGGCCGAGGGTGCCCAGAGCCCCCAGCGCGCCGGTCAGCACGGCTCTTCTCGACACGTCCCGCTGCAGCACCATCGTCGCTCCCAAGTCCATCGATAAGGCGAGCCTTACCTAATCGTAAACCCGGCATCCCGTCAATCGAGCAGGTCACACAACCGATCCAGTACGGCCCGCGCCTGCGCCTCGGTGAAAACGTCACCGCGGTAGCCGAGCCGCAGATGCAGCCGACGGCCCGGGGTGACCCACAAGGTGAGCGGGTACGGCAGGTTGTCCCATCCGCCGACGCCGGCCACGCGCGGCTCTGTTTCCGGCGCCGCGCCGCCACCGGCAGGGAAGTTCTCGAACAGCACCACGGTGTCGAAAAGCCGTTCGTACCCGGCGAGTTCGGCGATCCGGCGGACGTCGGCGTGGTGGTGGTCGAGCATGGCCACCTGGGCGGCGTGCAGTTCGGCGAGCGAGCCGGACCGCACGCGCACCGGCACGGTGTTCACGAACAGGCCCGGCGTGCGGTCCGCACCCGGCAGGTCCGCCGGACGGCCGGACACCACGGCGCCGAAGACCACGTCGGCCCGCCCGGTCCGTTCGCTGAGCCAGCTGCCCCACGCGGCCTGGACCGCGGTGCTCAGCGTGACCCCGGCGGCGCGGGCGCGGTCGCTGAGCCGCGCCGTCGCTTCTTCGCTCAGCTCCCCCACCAGCCGGTCGGGCACCCGGGACAGGACCCGCGGGGCGTCCGGGGCCACCAGCGTCGGCCCGGGCAGCCCGACGAGCTGGTCACGCCAGGCTTCCTCGGCACCGTCACGGCGCCAGTGGAGGAAGTCACGGTACGGCCGGGCCCGCGGCACCTCCTCGCCCCGGTAACCGGCGAGGAGTTCCGCGATCACCAGCGACGTGGACCACCCGTCGAGCAGGACATGGTGCGAGGTGAGGACGAGCCGCCGCTGCACCGGGCTGAACACGAACCGCAGCGGTGGCGCTTGGTCGAGCGCGACCGGACGTGCTCGCTCTTCGAGAACCACGTCGTCGGCCTCTCGCCACGGCAGCGGCGGATCGGCGTGCACGACAGCGACCGGCACGCCACTCGCCGTGCGCGTGAACGCGGTGCGCAGGTTCGGCTGCCGCCGCAGGAACGCGGCCGCCGCCTCACGCAGGCGCCCGGGATCCACGTCGCCGTCGAAGTCGAGCACGAGCTGGATGGTGCCGACAGCGTGTCCGGCCGGACCGGTCTCCGCCTCCTCGAACAGGTCACGCTGGAACGGCGTCAGCGGCCAGACGTCGACCGCGGGGAACCGGGTATCCAGATCGTCCACATCGGACTGACCGAGTGGTACGAGCGGGAAGTCCGCGGGGCTGTGCCCGTGGTCGGCCGTGCGGTTCTCGACGAGGTTCCGCAGGACGGCGAACCACTTCCCGGCGAGGTCGGCGATCTCGTCCTCGCCGAGGATCCCGGACGCGAACGACCATTGCGCGACCAGCTCCGGTCCGGTTTCCCGGTCCTGGGTCAGCGCGTTCAGCTCCAGAACGTGTTCCAGCGCCATGTCCGGGGACAGCGCACCACCGAGTGCGACGGCCTCGGGCGCGGGCGTCCACGGTTCGTCGCTGCCCCCGGTGCCGAACCGGCCGAGGTAGTTGAAGCCGAATCGCGGGGTACGCAGGTCGGCCAGCGCGCCGCGCAGGTACCGCAGCAGGCCGAAGCCGATTCCGCCGTCGGGAATGGCACGCAACCGTTGCTTGGCCCGCTTCACCACCGCGGTCAAGGCCGGACCGCCGTTCAGCGCGTCGTCGACTTCCTCGTCGGAAACTGCGACGGCCACCGGGAAAACGCTGGTGAACCAGC carries:
- a CDS encoding ABC transporter ATP-binding protein, producing MDKADLRLLASCVREHRGPVLVSILAGLVFQGASIVLPDLIKQGLDEGVVAGDRGSLVVWALIILGMTLVSVGGLIGMLWSAVTYSTTAAGQLRERLLEHVLTLDRAAEQFGAGDLAIRGTRDVDAVRAWLAGIASLVSGACGFVAIVVAIALLDPLLAVVGLAMVPLIAVASVFYPKRMSAVNADLSAAHGRRADAVENLLTGAESVRGLGAERVLVDAHHRDSAEVTAHTFRVARVAADWAALAPFIPAAGTAIGLAVGGPAVASGTLSIGGLVAFTTWMTMLSGWVGMLTMRFNQIVQARTAARRITEVLRTEPAVREPEQPVALPARGELELRGVDLPGDVLSERVAPGEFVAVTGPLGSGKTRLTRLLCRLDDPARGEVRYGGVDLRSAELAEVRRRITYVPQRPAMVSGTIAENLALGQPGCTLGELRAACRAAAIDAEFESFSDGYETAVGERGGTLSGGQRQRLALARGMLAGGEVLVLDDVTSAVDIATERTMLTNLRSWATETRTTVVFATHRDAVLEEADRVLTLPSRTLVPAGAVDG
- a CDS encoding ABC transporter ATP-binding protein — protein: MAEPTVVLEEAPSQQHLRARAWPYLRPHRRLIVLAIVVTALSTLALALIPPAIGWVTDVVLAGDRAGMLWAALAVLGLAVARMALLRASEILLVRAGERVVRQLRELVVERLAATALRFLERHRTGDLLRRVTSEMSDLAGFVRSDLPDLLAVVGYLVFSTIVLLLYSVPLTLVLALVFLPATVWLLRSFKRAAAPAFAAQAARQAEAAATYREGTEARELLQTTGAQGVLGERLAEDHRRLVDAARHAQRVAFRSSAVTVVQGAADAVMLVAAGLLAVYGVISVGTVVVFVLAMRQLFSSVTQLTQLLTQMQTSRTAFARLLNLLSATSDVPEPVKTDAPSTPRRGELSADSVCFSYTEEAQVLHDVVVHFPSGDRAALAGPTGSGKTTLSKLLSGLYRPAVGRIRYAGTDLVDIPPAELRERIVLVPQQVHLVTGSLADNLALVPGNPGRDELSRAVGALELEDWVAGLEAGLDTDLGARGARLSAGEQQLVALLRAALLDPAVLILDEATADIDPSTAARIETAIDRLRGDRTLIVIAHRPATIARMRTVISLREGRIEERSAG
- a CDS encoding class I SAM-dependent methyltransferase; amino-acid sequence: MTWAVGEFSQEEDRYAEVLRRQWSSDTLRGIYRDAYGADYPEEADPFGFVTRTDLVRIAELCGHVRGRRLADLGCGRGGPGLEVARALGTSLSGVDVVEAAVLEARTRASAHEPATDARFEVGSFEATGLGTGSCAAVMSVDALWMVWDKPAAFAEVTRILEPGGHFVFTTWEPAYLDHRALLSEAGFEVLVHEETPAWLSRQLAVYRGILSHRRELAGEMGQTAAATLIAEARETRSVLATTPRVLVAAKKGAESSGLSRRPRRSRA
- a CDS encoding ABC transporter substrate-binding protein, translating into MVLQRDVSRRAVLTGALGALGTLGLAACGSGGGDAAAPAGATRKVTTDLGEIEVPLNPGKVVAADFYPPFILQDLGITPAGVCEYTAELVHPAYRNLLSLPKIGPNGQPNVQEIAKLAPDLVVSMTYQSGRSRMQPVYDQLQAVAPTIVLLSSNQAKFWRECADRLAPMIGKDAEGKKLRAAYEGKIADIKKQRASRLAGHKWAYISQGNNSGTWTLNMAGSALGGVLADAGVQFGKAAAGQSKNGQEFSYEQFSEIADCDVIVYPVTYDGKPRQPVQAVLDQSTFRELPAVKAGRLHPMPNYSVASYRIATDALADVDKILAGL